The Candidatus Methylomirabilota bacterium DNA segment CGCTCGCAGAGATTCGGGCGCCCGATCACGCAGAAGTGACAGCGGCCGCAGGTGGGCGCCCAGGAGAGGATGACGTGGTCGCCGACCTGGAGACCCTGGGTGCCCGGCCCGACGGCCTCGACCACGCCGGCGCCCTCGTCGCCCAGCACGATGGGCACCGGCACTCCCGCCCAGCTGCCGTCAGCGGCGTGCAGACAGCTGTGGCAGACACCGCTCGCGGCCATGCGGACGAGGGCTTCGCCCTCACGCGGGGCCTCGAGGTCGAGCTCTTCCACCTGCAGCGGCTCGCCCTGCCTAAAGAGTACAGATGCGCGCATGGAGACGCCTCCTGCGGATCAGCCCGCGTACCGGATCCGCGGATCGAGGTAGCGGTAGAGGAGATCGACGGCCAGGTTGATGGTCATGAACAGCACCGCGATGAAGAGGATCGTGCTCTGCGTCACCGGGTAGTCCCGCTGGTAGATGGACCAGAGCACCAGCCGCCCGACACCGGGAAGCGTGAAGACCTCCTCGACGACCACCGTGCCGCCGAGCAGGATGCCCGCCTGGAGCCCGACGACCGTCACCACAGGAATGAGCGCGTTCTTCAGCGCGTGCTTGAGCACCACGACGCGCCGGGTCAGCCCCTTGGCCGCGGCGGTCCGCACGTACTCCGAGCGCAGCACGTCGAGCATGCAGGCGCGCGTGGTACGCGCGATGTTGGCGGCGCTGGCCGTGCCCAGGCACACCACGGGCAGCAGCATGATCGTCAGGTTCCGCTTGGGATCCGTGAACAGGTCCACCCACACGATCGGCGGCATCCAGCGAAGATAGAGGGAGAAGAAGAGGATCAGCATGGTCCCCTGCCAGAAAACGGGAACCGAGAGACCCAGCAAGGTCCCGACGCGGGTGACCTGATCGATCGCTCGGTCCCGCCGGATCGCCGACACGATGCCCGCCGGCATGCCGAGCGCCAGCGCGAACCCCACGGACAGGATCGCCAGCTCGAGCGTCACCGGCAGCCGCTCGAGGATGAGGAGGATGACGGGCTTGCCGGTGCGCCACGACGTGCCCAGGTCTCCGTGTGCGAGCCGGCCGACCCACCCGA contains these protein-coding regions:
- a CDS encoding ABC transporter permease, producing the protein MSGYLAVRLYSMGLTLAGLTVLVFLMLRLVPGTVVEQMIGADAVVSQAMVDQLKSFFGLDQPWYVQYIGWVGRLAHGDLGTSWRTGKPVILLILERLPVTLELAILSVGFALALGMPAGIVSAIRRDRAIDQVTRVGTLLGLSVPVFWQGTMLILFFSLYLRWMPPIVWVDLFTDPKRNLTIMLLPVVCLGTASAANIARTTRACMLDVLRSEYVRTAAAKGLTRRVVVLKHALKNALIPVVTVVGLQAGILLGGTVVVEEVFTLPGVGRLVLWSIYQRDYPVTQSTILFIAVLFMTINLAVDLLYRYLDPRIRYAG